A genomic region of Roseateles amylovorans contains the following coding sequences:
- a CDS encoding TonB-dependent siderophore receptor: MPMLALLSLSPARAETAEPAQPEALPSVEVVGRSSSGRYHAADAVGAKTELPLRELPQSVRVMTRQAMDDLGATRLDDLLDYVGGVSRQNNFGGLWDNIAIRGLAGNENTGMATLLNGFGSNRGFNAPRDLAGVERIEFLKGPAAALYGSSEPGGTLNVVSKAPLWSAGHSLEAYGGSQGLRRFALDSTGPLGERVAFRLNLASEDRDGFRDHVGSQRRVVAPALTWRLSPSTEVDYRGEWLRHATPLDRGVVAVDGRLGAIPRDRFLGEPADGDVTVRNSNHQLALQHEWTPDWRSRVAVSYRTTGIEGFSTEASALRADGSLTRQRRYRDYDSEDVALQAELQGRLRTGAVSHELLAGMETFRFRMDSRMLRANPTATAPYAIDIHRPVYGQPQPTPLPNTDTLERQRDTAFYLQDAVSLGRHWRVVGGLRWDRYEQSLMNRRTRIETRQTPSEVAPRLGVSWLPADGWTVYASAGRSFRPNTGSDAAGQAFEPEHGRALELGGKWESAHGRAGATVALFDIRKSGVLTADPINSGFSMAAGEVRSRGLELDGAGWVSAHWRINASLVLNDAEVRRDRTLEVGSRLLNVPRVNGSLLAVYENSLTNGQGYGVGGGVTHTGRRLGQARTQAEVDAGTRAFDLPAYTTAKLVAFWRVTPKLRVSLDVDNLFDTTYYASSYSRVWVAPGASRSISLGLQVKL, encoded by the coding sequence ATGCCGATGCTGGCCCTGCTCAGCCTGTCGCCGGCTCGCGCCGAGACCGCCGAGCCCGCTCAGCCCGAGGCGCTGCCCAGCGTCGAGGTGGTGGGCCGCTCGTCCTCCGGGCGCTATCACGCGGCCGACGCTGTGGGTGCCAAGACCGAGCTGCCGTTGCGGGAGCTGCCGCAGTCGGTGCGGGTGATGACGCGCCAGGCGATGGACGACCTGGGGGCGACGCGGCTCGACGACTTGCTGGACTATGTCGGCGGGGTGTCGAGGCAGAACAATTTCGGCGGGCTGTGGGACAACATCGCCATCCGCGGTCTGGCCGGCAACGAAAACACCGGCATGGCGACCCTGCTCAACGGCTTTGGCTCCAACCGCGGCTTCAATGCGCCGCGCGACCTGGCCGGTGTCGAGCGCATCGAGTTCCTCAAGGGCCCGGCCGCCGCGCTGTACGGCAGCAGTGAGCCGGGCGGCACGCTCAATGTGGTCAGCAAGGCGCCCCTGTGGTCGGCGGGACATTCACTGGAAGCCTACGGTGGCAGCCAGGGATTGCGGCGATTCGCCCTCGACAGCACCGGCCCGCTGGGTGAGCGGGTGGCTTTCCGCCTCAACCTGGCCAGCGAGGACCGGGATGGCTTTCGCGACCATGTCGGCTCACAGCGACGGGTGGTGGCGCCGGCATTGACCTGGCGGCTGAGCCCGTCGACCGAGGTCGATTACCGCGGGGAGTGGCTGCGTCATGCCACGCCGCTTGACCGCGGCGTCGTGGCCGTCGACGGTCGGCTTGGGGCGATTCCGCGCGACCGCTTCCTGGGCGAGCCTGCCGATGGCGACGTGACCGTGCGCAACAGCAATCACCAGTTGGCGCTGCAACATGAGTGGACGCCTGATTGGCGCAGCCGGGTGGCGGTGTCCTATCGCACCACCGGGATCGAAGGCTTCTCGACCGAGGCGTCTGCCTTGCGGGCCGACGGCAGCTTGACCCGTCAGCGGCGCTACCGGGACTATGACTCCGAGGACGTGGCGCTGCAGGCCGAACTGCAGGGACGGCTGCGCACCGGCGCCGTGTCCCATGAACTGTTGGCCGGCATGGAGACCTTCCGCTTCCGGATGGACAGTCGCATGCTGCGCGCCAATCCGACGGCGACCGCGCCGTACGCGATCGACATCCATCGTCCGGTTTACGGCCAACCGCAGCCTACGCCGCTTCCCAATACCGACACCCTGGAACGCCAGCGGGACACGGCCTTCTATCTGCAGGATGCCGTCAGCCTGGGCCGGCATTGGCGGGTGGTCGGCGGGCTGCGCTGGGACCGGTACGAGCAATCCCTGATGAATCGGCGGACCCGCATCGAGACGCGGCAGACCCCGTCGGAGGTGGCGCCGCGCCTGGGCGTGTCCTGGCTGCCCGCCGATGGATGGACCGTCTATGCCAGCGCCGGGCGGTCCTTCCGTCCGAACACCGGAAGCGACGCTGCCGGCCAGGCGTTCGAGCCTGAACACGGCCGAGCCCTGGAGCTGGGCGGCAAGTGGGAATCGGCGCATGGCCGGGCCGGCGCCACGGTGGCGCTGTTCGACATCCGCAAGTCCGGTGTCCTGACGGCCGATCCGATCAACAGTGGCTTCTCGATGGCCGCCGGCGAAGTGCGCAGCCGAGGTCTGGAGCTCGATGGCGCAGGCTGGGTCAGCGCCCACTGGCGGATCAATGCCAGCCTGGTGCTGAATGACGCGGAAGTGCGTCGCGACCGGACCCTGGAGGTCGGCAGCCGCCTGCTCAACGTGCCGCGGGTGAACGGGAGTCTGCTGGCGGTCTATGAAAACAGCCTGACGAACGGGCAGGGCTATGGTGTGGGCGGCGGCGTTACCCACACCGGACGCCGCCTGGGACAGGCGCGCACCCAGGCGGAGGTGGACGCCGGCACCCGGGCGTTCGACCTCCCGGCCTACACCACGGCCAAGCTGGTGGCGTTCTGGCGGGTGACGCCGAAGCTGCGCGTCAGCCTGGACGTGGACAACCTGTTCGACACCACCTATTACGCCAGCAGCTACAGCCGGGTGTGGGTGGCGCCCGGCGCATCGCGCAGCATCAGCCTCGGTCTGCAGGTCAAGCTGTGA
- a CDS encoding DUF2946 family protein has protein sequence MHVSRKLTRYWLIALALAMASLLIARPLHEARHLAEPLVASLTQAADGLAADGGSEADDPAGDPEQRLGGCVWCLIHAQAAHTAFVAPDLPAALDVTHVPPRPPLTLAPVPRRLPVPPSRGPPHFA, from the coding sequence ATGCACGTCTCGCGCAAACTGACTCGGTACTGGCTCATCGCCTTGGCTCTGGCCATGGCGAGCCTGCTGATCGCGCGTCCCTTGCACGAGGCGCGGCACCTGGCCGAGCCGCTGGTGGCCAGCCTGACTCAGGCAGCCGATGGACTGGCGGCGGATGGCGGGTCGGAGGCGGACGACCCGGCGGGCGACCCGGAACAGCGGCTGGGCGGCTGCGTCTGGTGCCTGATTCACGCCCAGGCTGCACACACGGCCTTCGTCGCCCCGGATCTGCCGGCGGCGCTGGACGTCACCCATGTGCCGCCGCGCCCACCGCTGACCCTGGCACCGGTGCCTCGCCGGCTGCCTGTTCCACCTTCTCGAGGACCTCCTCACTTCGCCTGA